The genomic segment aaattctgaaatttccaacttttccctctctttttttttcttttttttttcttcccctttttttcctttttttttcttctcttttcctttcttttctctttcttccttttcttcctggcttcttcttccaAGCTGCTTCGGCTCTTCTTTGCTCagttggctgctgctgctgcctcttCAGTGATGCACGGCGGCCAGCAGCGGCGCAGGCAACCGGCGGCGGAGCGGTGAGCAGCTGCAGCGGCGGCGCGCAGGCCGGCGGACGGCAACGGCGCAGCACGGCTTGGCGAGCAGGTGGTGCGGCGGCGCCGGAGCAGGAGTGGTGCGGCAGGAGGTGGTGCGGCGCAGACGGAGCAGCGACggcaggggagagagagagagagacgcgagaGAAAGAAGACGCGGGCGTGAGAGAGAGAAGCGGAAAAATGCGAGCACCCGAAGtatctggatggatcgggttgaggaccgatccatccgatacttatcctcttttttttatttttttttcaaaacaacgaacggtctaaatttattggactcgctacgggtctcaaagtgcccggaacagacatatgaatagcaaaatgggttcgtctcgacgagatgaacgcaaccacggtctccgatcggccatacgagcaacggatcaaaaagtcaaaattcggtcaaattcctttcatttctttcctccaaaaattcggtattacattcttccccccttaaaggaattcgtccTCGAATTCTGCCGTTTTCATAGCAACTATGGaatggaggtaaaatatttcaaaacttatgactcaccagtctcaaagagctcaggatactccttGCGCATTCGTTCTTCAAGTTCCCAAGTAACTTTtcgttctgtttgatttgtccaaagtactctcacaaacttgatagtcctcctcctcataactcgctctgaggaatccagaatacgtactgggtggcactttacggtcagatctttctctatcgtaattgattcaacatcaattttatgctcagggtctctcagatattttcttaacatagaacatggaagacattatgtactccactcattgagtctggtaaATCAAGACGGTATGCCAAACTGCCTACTCGGTCTGTGATTAGAAATGGACTAATGTACCTCGGATTAAGCTTcccagagataccaaaacgtaCAATACCTTTAGTTAACGACACTCTGAGAAGAACATAGTTACCAACTGAAAATTCTAAGTCTCGTCTCCgaatatctgcatagctcttctatcgACTCTGAGCAGTCAACAAGTTCTGATGTATTTGGTACACCTTCTCTAAGGTTTGCTGGACCAAATTTGGACCAAGTAGTGATCTCTTTCCAACGgaatcccaacacaaaggggaaacacaccttCGACCATACAAGGCCTCAAAGGGAACCATCTAAATactagcttgatagctattattataagcaaactctgcTAAAACTGGGATACAAATTTAGAATCCCGATCTGAAATGATCGGTTTTGGAACATcatgcaacctcactatttccctgatatacaagggaaccaaatcatgtgccgaactggttgtcttcattggAAGGAAATGTGCGGATTTGTAAGCCTATCCACGACAACTCaaatagcatctctgcctcaagGTGAATGAGACAGCCCaacaacaaagtccatagtgatatgttcccatttccattctggaaTTTATAAGGATTACATTAATCTTGCAGGTCTTTTATGCtcagcctttacttgttggcagacaccacaagctgcaacatacttagcaatattcactttcatccttttccaccaaaaattttgttttaggtctcgatacattttggttccacccggatgaattgtataaggagtccggtgagcttctctcaatatatccattttcacatctgccttCTGTGGTACACAGAGACGTCCTCTAGAGCGTATTGCACCATTCTCATCAATGGTAAAttcctttgaatttttttcatcgaAATCCTCtttcgaacttctaaaagaagacgatcatattgttgagcttcacgtacacactcaggtatagcagattggatgatcatttgagtttctttctgcaCAGTGCCAGCAAAGCAAAAAAGATATCCCCATCCGATCCAAATCCGAATGTAAAGacattattgctttaggtacACCTGTTCTGCTAAGGCGTCAGCTACCATATTTGCCTTTCCgggatgatactgaattgtcagatcatagtctttgattaattctaaccatcttcattgtctcaaattcagatctctttgagtgaaaatatactcgagactcttatgatcagtgaaaatatcacatgacccaccatacaggtaatgcctccaactcttcaaggcaaaaaccactgcagccaattctaagtcataagtgggataattctgttcatgagttttcaattgtctggaagcatatgcaattacccgACCTTCTTGTATAAGCACCCAGCCAAGTCCAATCCGAGAAGCATCAGTGTAAACTGTGAAACGCTTaccactctcgggcaaagcTAAAATAGGAGCgttcaccaacttattctttaatgttTGTAAACTGACTtcacattcatcagtccatacaaatggaacacacttctcggtaagtctaatcataggctttacaataaaataaaaaccttgtataaaatgtcAGTAACGGCCagcgaatccaagaaaactccgaatcTCTGTTACATTGGATGAACTTTACCATTTCGTTGCCTTCTCACTCTTAGAAGGGAAAATGAATCCAAGAACACACAACATTTCTGTTAATACTATACCAGCCAATTATGAGACACTCTCTTCGACTAGTTCTAATACCAAGGCATTAGTTGCCTAGAAACATCCTTTTTGGTGGATGCAATCAcaccaaaaatattgtttggctaACTCCACAAACTCGGGTCGAAACCCCCAATAGGAATATAAACCTCTAGTTGGTCATTCTCATCCCGATATATCACCAAGTCTAGAAAGGGTGATCAGGAGATTACAACCACTTGCCTAATTCAATCCTTCCAAAACATCTAACGACTTGTCCTTCATGGTACAAGTTTAGACTTGCACTTTCCATCTTGAATACCAAAACACTTCCATCCAAAGGCAATTGCACCAATAGGTAAGCTGTGTTGATCGGTACATTCAGAAACATGCCAAACTGGCATACTAAAGAACTTCACATCTTGCTCACATTCCTAGGATAGTCATACTATCGGTAACCACGCctcaacttcttcaaagtaaaattgcatgcaaaaacACATCCTCCTCAAAAGTTGAAAAGACATCGGTTAATCTAACCGACAAGATGATCACTGCGGAATGCTCatggagagggttgaaaatatgactTCTACAAACTCAACCCTGCTAATCCAACtctaatttaattattttgcgAATTTAGTTTAGCAAGCACCATTCGCAACACCAGTTTACTGTCAACGGGTTGAGCGTTAGCATACAATGCTTCTCTCCAGGTCCTTAGAAGGCATACCCTCTCCTGAACAGCAACAAAACTACGGAGATACACCCCAATAGTTCATCCTCTTTCACAACACTCCTTTAAACAGAGGAGCAACCCTTAGCTCCTAAACATAACTCTAATCTCAGCACTTAAATTTCGGAATGAACCCCACTCTTCCCTTGAACCAGGGTTTAGATAGACTTACTCCCAATAGAGACAAACTTCTAGCATGTAAACCTACTCAGACATCTCTCAATCAAATCTCCATCCTTAGAGAAAACTGGGTCACCAACAGAAATCCAAAACTCTCACGTCAGAAATTAGTCAATTACTTCTTTAACTTCATTCACTCCACAAGAGCCAATAGAAAGCAAAGTTCTAGAatggatcatattaaaaatCTATCAATAAAATACCACGACAAGCCCAAACAATACCTTTGGTTATTAGGTCAGGGAAAGTTTGGAAGACCTTAAATTTCAACATTCACTTCAACGAGCAAAACTCACCAGGTTCAATTGATAATGCTCCCATGGTGACAAACCAACTTAGCATCCTATCATGATGTTATAGGTCATAGACTATTCAGCAAACCCTTGTCAACGCCAATGCTCCTACAACCCAAGTATATTCTTGGCTTCAAGCTTCAAAGCAAACGAATCCCCATGTCAAAGATGACAGGTTTAACTAAGCGATATCAGAAACATAACACGATTCAACCAAAATCTCTACCTCAGCCCCGCAAGAGCCAACCTTAGGTATTCCAATCGTGAAACCTCACAAAACAGGTTTGAAACAACTGATGCATCCTTAAGGAAGGTGTCGCTCCATTAACATCACTTCGATACAAATCAGTTGTATCAACGCAATCGATATCTCCAACTCCCATAGCCAGTGGACTATTCCACAAAGGCTAACTTAACCAAAATAACtacctcaaataatcatttcaaaacATGCATAGATATTCCAACCATAAAAGATTATTCTCAGATATTAAAGAAACTGACACATAAGATATGTAAACATTTCAACTTAAACACGAGGTGTTAACTAACCCTCATAACATCAACAACTAGGGTACAAGTCtagcaaaagattagaaaaaaaaactcccagAACCCTATTAGGTTCTCGCTATCAACACATCTTCACACAATCGACAAAAAGATCGCCCCGACTCCATGGGAAAAGAAATTCCTACACCATTCTAATGTTTAGGTTGAAAACATTATCACCTTATCTTCTATGGTAAGGCACACATCGATCCATTTCTCCGACATTCTGAGAACGAATAGTTAGGGTCAATGATATGAGGGCCTGTCCATCTCGTACCCAAAACATTTGGTCTGTATGTGGATAGTTGGATCacaaacctaactcttggtcaaCCTCACCTGGCAATGCAGAAAAGGCATTATGGGGGCCCTCCACTTAACCCATCTGCAGTGCCATACAACAGTTATGCTATTGATCCTCTGAAGCTTCTCAGGTTCTAATGACCAAGGTAACTATTTTAACGCCCTGacaaaaacaccattccaacggaactgactccaacaacttaacaatatatatcaatgatAAAACACTAAAGAATATGTGGACAATCAAAGATGTAACTTCAATAGTACTTATCTGAGATAGTGAACATAAGCGAACAAAGATAAACAAGGCGTGTGCAATGAaatgcatcccatacccatcCTATTTGTGTAAGTGTGTCAGGTTCATCATTCAATTACCTAGGActtaaagcctaggctctgataccaagttgtaacaccctactttacaaccaagtctatttataaaaagaaaagaaattttggcagtatttcctctatagagaggtataactgaccaaaagaaatatcacaggcaggcagaaacagatataaccagcatatatatagagtccgccacgacgctaccagcgtcgtaccacaacataaacaaaaataaacgacggaccatcagacacaccacttgtatacaccggttgagctatcgacatcgtgataagttagtgtgtgcagctaccgagatccatccccaaaatgcacgtcaacatctaaacatacctgtaaagaaaacacgggtgagattcaaaaatctcagcaagtgaaaggtactttaacaaaaagctatttagccacagttgaatgtgctaacaattctaaatagaaactagtaatgaaacacaccgccaacactaggaggaacaattatgactaagcaagtccaacgataacattaaacattttaacattcggttggtataagccttcagagccgcatatatatctatatacacgctaactaaaggaaataagatttgatatgaataattcattgaatttcacaagaagacataaccatgcacatgacatgctctcctcacccttaccccttctcgggtaacgtaagggtgtgcaccgtacccctcctcgggtgacatacggtactgtaccggtacggtcgcggccagaagacgacgacaaacttccaatgcatgagatgtatatgtatgacgtgcttcaagcataaccaacataacttccggaatatgcttaagacttcaaaaaaaacattgcatacaacactaatgaacaactgcagaatggcatatcgtgcctactgcacttcataaatcaatcatcgagtaaacttctggaaacgtaaacaacatagtactcagtccagaatcagtcattcagattagatgaatgcactgtaattaaagaatgtaggcaacccaatattaggttaaagcatagtcatacaatacattcatttgcctttaccgacgatgaagaaaattcgatcaagaacgtccgaaaatagtaccacctgtacaggcatactattagaactaaaacacatttaaaacacataaaatatgaagcgtcaactCTACGCTTGAAAACGTCGCGTCTTCGCCTATATTCCGGACAACTGAATAGAGAACtgtatcatatgaaatgatactctatttccaattcagagtcgaaccaaaattctcactaattagacttggCTTCGATTAATTGAATACTTCGACTCaaatgtcgtatcttcgaatcaacaaCGATTATCAAAACGAATCAggctattgatcacatgaaatgatacgacaggaattatttgatttgatttaatccaactACAAATGTTCAGAAATTATcgagaaatcgccttcgaaaatattgacgacgaatccgacgaaattctgaaatttccaacttttccctctctttttttttcttttttttttcttcccctttttttccttttttttcttctctttttcctttcttttctctttcttccttttcttcctggcttcttcttccaAGCTGCTTCGGCTCTTCTTTGCTCAGTTGGCTGCTGCTGCCTCTTCGGTGATGCACGGCGGCCAGCAGCGGCGCAGGcaaccggcggcggcgcggcgcagcggCGCGGTGAGCAGCTGCAGCGGCGGCGCGCAGGCCGGCGGACGGCAACGGCGCAGCACGGCTTGGCGAGCAGGTGGTGCGGCGGCGCCGGAGCAGGAGTGGTGCGGCAGGAGGTGGCGCGGCGCAGACGGAGCAGCGACggcaggggagagagagagagacgcgagaGAAAGAAGACGCGGGCGTGAGAGAGAAGCGGAAAAATGCGAGCACCCGAAGtatctggatggatcgggtctaggaccgatccatccgatacttatcctttttttatttttttttcaaaacaacgaacggtctaaattatTGGactcgctacgggtctcaaagtgcccggaacagacatatgaatagcaaaatgggttcgtctcgacgagatgaacacaaccacggtctccgatcggccatacgagcaacggatcaaaaagtcaaaattcgGTCAAAATCCTTTCAGAAGGCTGACGCATCATTCTCAAGTTCCATGCATTCCTTAtttagaaaagagagagagaaatccacGCATTCCTTATCATTCTAGACCAACGGCACCACACATTACTTGAAAAAGACAATGCCTTGATCCTCCTGCCAGTCCAAGTTGCGTGATCTTTCGCTGTACCCCGTGCCCTCTCCCAAGTGCAGATCAAAATGCAACATCAAGAATCATTTCGAGGAGAAAAGAGTTGACTGCTCTAACCCGGTTGCTCCGTATGGGCGGTACTGCAGCAATAAAAGCATTAATATATAGTGACAGTGACATGTACTCTTATAGAGCAAGCGGTCAAAGAGATTTTTACCTAGTTTGAATAAAAGTCTAGATTTTGGATTGATGCTACTATTTAGACCATGTGTAGCCTCTTTTGTTTCAACATTTGGTTGTAGTctggttcttttttcttttttgggttATGTGCTTTCAAGCTATGTAAAAGCttcttttgttaaaaaaaaaaacacttatgAATAACTGTGCAGCGCTATAAGTGTTTAACACTTGGTTACCCAACCAATGTGACTAAGGTCGTGTTTATTTGAGCttctgtttttgagtttttctgaaaagttgtgtttttggtttgtttgaaaagctgcttttggaaataggttgttagcttctacaataaatttttggcttcttagcacatagcttctcagctttagtttatttttctagCAGGCTTCTAGCTTCTCCAGAACCCGTTTATTCTGACTTCTAGCTTCTGTCAGTAGTAGAAGTAAAAACAGAAGCAAAAAAACAAACACGACCTCAGAAAAGGATCAAAGAGCTCTGTAGAATCCATGTTGTCAACTAGAATCCGGCTAGAAATCTCCCCAAATCAACCGGCCGCGATCCTAGCTCCGGCGAGGGGGCACGTCAGCAGCGAGGTGTTGTTTGGTTATATGGCCTAAGTGCCAAATTTAGTTAAAAAATAGTCGTTTAATTGGTAGCCAAAATTTTAGACACAACTAAATTTAAGCTTCAAAACAAAGTTAGCCAAATCATAAGCTTAACCATTCTAATTTTAACTAACACGTGTCCTGTGGGACCCCAAAACAAACAGGCCCAAGTGCGGCAGGCTCGGGCTGGGGCTGCCAGTGGCACCTGGGTCCCACCGCCCAAGCGACACGTGTCCTGTGGGGCCCCAGCCACGTGCTCCCTTCCCGAGCGGCAGCAACTACCCCGCCCACTGACCGGTGGGCCCAACCACAGGTCCGCCCTCCCCCTCGCGCCCTGCCCCTTCCCGTCGCCTCCAGAAGTAAGCAAAATCAAAcccaaaacagaaaaaaaatagatttttttagcATAATCCCGTTCGAATCAAATCTCCTCCTCGTCTCCGAGTTCGCCGTGGCGCGCCTCCTGTCACCCGCCCCCGCCGATAAAGCCCGTCAATTTGGCAAATTCCCAGCGCGAACTCCTCCGATTCTCGCCGCCCTGCCAAAAGTCTCCAACTCCAAGTCTTCTCCCCCGGTTTTCTCCGCTCGAGCGCGCTGATTCTTGACCGCTGGTGCGACTGAAGGCGCCAGCTTTTGTCAGTTCCGGCGGCCTGGTGGCTCGATCCATTCTTCTTCCTCGTACGAGATTCGGTGTGGATTGGTTATTTTTTTGGTGCGTTGCGTGCGGGCGGGCGGTGGTGTTTCTTCGAAGGCAAGCGAGGGGGGAGGTCGATTGTTTAAGGGGTGGGGAGGTGGTAAGGTTGAGTGACTGTCGGAGGTGAGGATGGGGATGGGGGTGGCGCTGGGCGACCCGCAGGCGGACTACGACTCCATCGCGGCGGTGGGGCTGTTCGTGGCGCTCATGTGCGTATGCATCATCGTCGGCCACCTCCTCGAGGAGAACCGGTGGATGAACGAGTCCACCACCGCCCTCTTCATTGTGAGTCCAGTTCCATGTGTGTTGggattgtgctgtttgctggaAATTGGGGGCAATTGAGTTGTGTGATGTGTGTGGCTTGCAGGGGCTGGGAACCGGCACAATGATCTTGCTGGCGTCGAGCGGGAAGCATTCACACGTACTCGTGTTCAGCGAGGATCTCTTCTTCATTTACCTGCTCCCGCCGATCATTTTTAACGCAGGGTATGCGACTTGTGCGAGTTATATGCAGTACTGTACTGTTGCTCTTCTTTTATGGCTAGAAAGGATCACCGTTTAAGAGCAGTGCAACATTTAAGCGATATATTGAGCACCATATTGGTGGCTAAGAGAATAGCTCAAATTTTAGTAATTGTAGTTCAAGGGGATCTATTGTTACCACACTTATGCTTGAAATTGTTTTTTCTGTAATTAAGGCAGCAGCAGTTATTAGATGCGTTTACACTtttaattattatatatattaggTTCTCTTGATAACTTTTTTGAGTCCTTTTTAGATAGAGCGATTTTTTTGGAGCCTGGTCAAATTAAAATCCCCAAAAAAAATCCCCTTAAATAACATGGATATTGTGCTACTAAATATACCAGCAGTGATTTAATTGAATATTTGGCATTAAAAACCTAGGTGGTGTATGTTTCTCactatttctttttctctttccctAAGCCAGGTTCCAAGTGAAGAAGAAACAGTTCTTCCGGAATTTTATCACTATTACGCTGTTTGGTGTAGTTGGGACCTTGATCTCTTTTACTGTGATATCCCTGGGTAGGCATACTCCCTCATCAAATTTTATCAAGCATGCTGTTTCTTGTTCACCTCGCTCACTTGCACATTCGATCACAGGTGCTCTTGGACTAATATCAAGGCTCAACATTGGTTCGCTTGAGCTTGGAGATTATCTTGGTCAGTTCTTGACCTAAAATATTAGTGCTTCCGTTGCTTGTTTTGCAGCTCTTGCTTTTTGACTCCTGCATGTGAAACTTTCAGCACTTGGGGCAATATTCTCGGCAACGGACTCTGTATGCACCTTACAGGTGTTAAACCAAGATGAGACACCCTTCCTGTACAGCTTGGTGTTTGGTGAAGGTGTTGTCAATGATGCAACATCGGTTGTGCTGTTCAATGCTATCCAGAATTTTGATCTCGGCAGTATCAGTAGCGCTAAATTACTAAAATTTATTGGCAGCTTCCTTTATCTGTTCAGCAGCAGCACCATACTTGGAGTAGCCGTAAGTTATTTCCTGCACCCGCCAAAACATTTGCCAAAGTTTATTTTTACTAAAGTATGTAATGACTACAGGCTGGACTTCTCAGTGcttatgtcatcaagaagctGTACTTTGGCAGGTTTATACTTGACACAATTAGATTTGTGTACTTGATATTGGTCTCATCAAGACATCAACTCATCATACATGTTTATAATTTCTTATCCATTCTGTTACAACTTGTTCCTCTAATTTAACATTCGTTTCAGGCACTCGACTGATCGTGAAGTTTCCATTATGATGCTTATGGCTTATTTATCTTACATGCTAGCTGAGGTGAGCACCCTGTATTATTAGCTCTCGTAGATATTGCATATTTCAGAGCAGCAGCTAAATGCTGTTGTAATTGTTATTGACTGGTTGCGTTGTATGGCAGCTGCTTGATTTGAGTGGTATTCTCACAGTGTTCTTCTGTGGTATCGTAATGTCACACTATACCTGGCACAATGTAACAGAAAGCTCCAGGGTCACAACCAAGTAAGTATCTAAATGGTTTCTCAACAAATCTCTGATCATTCATTTAAACTTTCGTGGTTCTAAACGTGTCTATCCTTATAAGagtaaatttcgcaaaactaCACTACGATCGTTAaaactatcataaaactacacatTTTCCCTCCTATTTCACAAAATCACACTTACTTTGCATCACTTTAttacaaaactacacttcttttggtttaactatcaCAAACTACACTTATTCCCtcctatttcacaaaactacattttgcatcactttatcacaaaaTTACACTTATGTTATTGTGAACAGATCTGATAAGATAGGTCCACACGTCATACTTATATGCATCAGCCCTCACCGTTTGCTGACGTGGCCGATTACATCATGTCACAATTGCTTGCCAAGTTAGCAGATCCTACATGGTCTTTGGGTTTCTTTCTCTTGGAAGCTACCGATCTGGTGCGAGTTGAATTTCTAGTCGCGAAAAATTGGCATTGATAGGGGTTGACATGGCACCATTTAGCCATCCAAAGTATGACACGTGGGCCCATCTTGTCAGATATGATCacagaagtgtagttttgtgataaagtgaTACAAAGTAAGTGGTTTTATGAAATAGGAGGGGAAAAAGTGTAGTTTGtgatagttaaaccaaaagaagtatagttttgtgataaagtgatgtaaAGTAAGTGTGGTTTTGTGAAATAGGAAGGGGAAAATATAGTTTTGACGATTGTAGTAtagttttgcgaaatttactCTCCTTATATTGATCACTACGGTGATGCTTATATTATTTTATGGACGTCAGGCATGCCTTTGCCACATTGTCATTTATCTCCGAGACTTTTCTCTTTCTCTACGTTGGCATGGATGCGTTGGATATAGAGAAGTGGAAGATTGTCCGTGAAACATACAGGCatgctccctccctccctctttgTATCCGCGCGCGATGCATAACCCCATTGCTCAAGTAGtagatttttctgagtcttgtACACATTTTCTATCATGTGCAGCCCGATGAAATCTATTGCTTTGAGCTCCACTATTTTAGCCTTGGTACTGGTTGCAAGAGCTGCTTTTGTTTTCCCGCTATCATTTCTGTCAAATTGGACCAAAAAAACTCCAGGCGGGAAGATCTCTATTAAGCAGCAAGTGAGTATATTATTGAGCAACATCAGAGTCTTATGTCCTCTTGCAGCAGTTTTCGTGTTCCATACATGATATTGGTCATTCAGGTCATTGTTTGGTGGGCGGGTCTCATGAGAGGTGCTGTATCCATTGCGTTGGCCTACAATAAGGTAAAAACCTTGTGTCCAGTTCGTCTGATTTGAACATTGACTTGTAAATGCTTGACTGCTTTTGTATAGTATTGAAGTTTTATCATGCTTTGATATTGTATGCTAATTCAAGCCATATCATTTATCAGAGCATATTAGGAACAGTTGTACCATTGTCATTGGCTTAGCTAGGAATGCGGACCAAAATTGCTAAGACATATTAATGCAAGCCATCTGCCTAACTTAATCTCTTTCCCTTATATAGAAGTTGTCCCATTCTCGTTGCCAACCAGATTGCCGCGAAAAGTTGCTTCAGGCGTTCTAAACTATGTAGTCATGTCAACTCAACTCCATAATGACTGGTTATTATCCTTAGATGTTAGTGAGTGAACCGGTCACTCGACCTATTCATCAATTCATAGTTCAAACCTTCAGACAGTCGCTTCATAGGTACTATCTtcattctcaaatagatgtcgttttagaaTGCGTGCCATCAAACTTAaaaaactttaaccattaataCACACAAAATTGGTAGGATTCGACACATGAAAATGATATGAGTGGATTCagcatgaaaaataatttcatgtGAT from the Phragmites australis chromosome 19, lpPhrAust1.1, whole genome shotgun sequence genome contains:
- the LOC133900333 gene encoding sodium/hydrogen exchanger 1-like, with protein sequence MGMGVALGDPQADYDSIAAVGLFVALMCVCIIVGHLLEENRWMNESTTALFIGLGTGTMILLASSGKHSHVLVFSEDLFFIYLLPPIIFNAGFQVKKKQFFRNFITITLFGVVGTLISFTVISLGALGLISRLNIGSLELGDYLALGAIFSATDSVCTLQVLNQDETPFLYSLVFGEGVVNDATSVVLFNAIQNFDLGSISSAKLLKFIGSFLYLFSSSTILGVAAGLLSAYVIKKLYFGRHSTDREVSIMMLMAYLSYMLAELLDLSGILTVFFCGIVMSHYTWHNVTESSRVTTKHAFATLSFISETFLFLYVGMDALDIEKWKIVRETYSPMKSIALSSTILALVLVARAAFVFPLSFLSNWTKKTPGGKISIKQQVIVWWAGLMRGAVSIALAYNKFASSGHTQLPSNAIMITSTISVVLFSTIVFGLLTKPLIRLLIPARHLSREPSALSEPSSPKSFLEQLIANSPDADLENCVSLRRPTSLRLLLQGPSRSVHHYWRKFDDAFMRPVFGGRGFVPFVPGSPTESSVPLLPGTEN